From the genome of Vicia villosa cultivar HV-30 ecotype Madison, WI linkage group LG2, Vvil1.0, whole genome shotgun sequence, one region includes:
- the LOC131651020 gene encoding uncharacterized protein LOC131651020 has product MADQEKHNMEVRMEIDDLKSSMVKLTEMMQVLMARTDPPQRTVISEVSTVVVDPLQVQKPPSTWPEFGLPENFSPTYVNAPMMGQTSRQVFQPPVFSEPPPVVHTTAQAVPARYDNPLYDYRSVGSRSVSQGDCGEVEEVREQYQALEKRLRAMEGSNFFSVNADNMGLVSNLVMPSKFKVPEFEKYKGHTCPRSHLTMYYRKMTAYTNNQNLLVHCFQDSLSGASLKWYMSLEKGCVQNFQDLADAFMKQYKYNLDMAPDRRQLQNMAQKEKESFKEYAQRWRELASQVEPPLSEKELTSLFMDTLSPFFWEKMIGSVSSNFTDLVTIGQRLEEGIRKGKVFVAVDSSKKPFRGFQKKKENDTNAVSDDRRRFHRRPQNGDQPYVAAVASVRVQAPQPQVANQNQNRDRTHFDPIPMTYTELYPALVRKGLVTTRPMPPPRNPPSIGFRPDLHCEFHQGGAGHDLEHCYALKALVQELVRLKLLSFRDMGPNVVTNPLPDQSG; this is encoded by the coding sequence atggcagaccaagagaaacataacatggaggttagaatggaaattgatgatttgaaatcaaGCATGGTTAAGCTTACCGAGATGATGCAAGTGTTGATGGCTAGGACTGATCCACCTCAGAGGACTGTTATTTCTGAAGTCTCCACTGTTGTTGTTGATCCTTTACAGGTTCAGAAGCCACCTTCTACTTGGCCAGAGTTTGGGTTACCTGAGAATTTCTCTCCAACATATGTGAATGCTCCTATGATGGGTCAAACTTCGAGGCAGGTATTTCAACCTCCAGTCTTTTCTGAACCTCCACCTGTTGTCCATACTACTGCTCAAGCTGTTCCAGCTCGTTATGACAATCCTCTATATGATTACCGTTCTGTTGGTTCTCGAAGTGTCAGTCAAGGAGATTGTGGTGAAGTTGAAGAAGTCCGTGAGCAATATCAGGCATTGGAAAAGAGGCTAAGAGCTATGGAAGGAAGCAATTTCTTTAGTGTGAATGCTGATAACATGGGTCTTGTTTCAAATCTTGTCATGCCTTCCAAGTTCAAAGTTCCcgagtttgagaagtacaaggggcatacttgtccaaggagtcatttgaccatgtactacagaaagatgactgcttacaccaacaaccagaatttgctcgttcattgctttcaagacagtttaagtgGAGCTTCGTTGAAGTGGTACATGAGTTTGGAAAAGGGTTGTGTTCAGAATTTCCAAGATTTAGCTGATGCGTTCATGAAACAGTACAAGTATAATCTGGATATGGCACCTGATCGTCGTCAACTTCAGAATATGGCTCAGAAGGAAAAGGAatctttcaaggaatatgctcaacgttggagagaattagcttcccaAGTTGAACCACCTTTGTCTGAGAAGGAATTAACTAGCTTGTTCATGGATACCCTTTCTCCTTtcttttgggagaagatgattggaagtgtgtcttcaaaCTTCACTGATTTGGTAACAattggtcaaaggctagaagaaggaatcaggaaaggaaaagtgtttgtgGCTGTTGATTCTTCAAAGAAACCTTTTAGGGGCTtccagaaaaagaaagagaatgatACTAATGCTGTTTCAGATGATAGAAGAAGATTTCACCGTAGACCtcaaaatggtgatcaaccttatgtagccgctgtcgcttctgtgcgagttcaagctcctcaacctcagGTTGCCAACCAGAATCAGAATCGCGATAGGACTCACTTCGATCCTATTCCTATGACTTACACTGAACTATATCCCGCGCTGGTCCGAAAAGGTTTGGTCACAACAAGAcctatgcctcctcctcgaaaccctcCCTCAATAGGATTCCGACCTGATCTTCACTGTGAGtttcatcagggtggtgctggccatgatttagaacaCTGCTATGCTCTGAAGGCCTTAGTGCAAGAGTTGGTGAGATTGAAGCTCCTCTCTTtcagggatatgggtcctaacgttgtcactaatcctttgccagatcaaagtggctga